One region of Eremothecium gossypii ATCC 10895 chromosome II, complete sequence genomic DNA includes:
- the CNM67 gene encoding Cnm67p (Syntenic homolog of Saccharomyces cerevisiae YNL225C (CNM67) and YDL239C (ADY3)), with amino-acid sequence MLAVGNSFDEIRSSGKIPLSLSEEKFDYTESEFDENDDSAVSEGHIKLDKSFNFRGFMDMLTGKQKAFELAHQLDVKRGVSSGMDELVSPDALTEQPSNDEKAPVGAIRRVPSGARHATVGPTLEATPVRQTTQGRGSDLLLMQSTPLAKPATLSRTQPKDLLREKLIENHHRKASGNSVGSGQAQRDMVQEQKDLREEMSRLQEELAALENRQLKKDGEISQLNRTLNDKDMQLAELKKQLESKTGEVISQELKAANAHQRAKTLENELEQQKNKVRVLEKAMETTAMEVEAERTRLNKDLEQVTLEYKKYKVETGLRSNETSNTLQQIKGKNKILKDDLEKKTNEVNELRDNISTKEKEVSNLKNLLADLKVLVNELRADKSTVDVQLDIQKKELEAASSKLNSLRVEFDQLKNEKDTEINTLKADIENNWKKKQVRLEEVEAKCNDLTALLQKSYETNKELSVQLKRKDTEIGKINDQLKRTTVEKDSLRDFLEKAKWFEIPVGTILLDLFKKQRRPANGYKTILSEKYEIVGFRLTSDDELLNNLRQKVGSLENSNNLLQEELESKIKNTQEMFGSQEASMKNDIIKLSEDLKARSAMIDKLQSVIDSLQKDAAALLKEKDESVNKNIELSQHIAQLQEDQLQRDNTTFLELCQKNQEILQYNHEMMEKMHVMEAELRSVVKASNDLQFSISEKEAVLKEKQQIITDLQMNINQLRKNLEKLKGNPADMISFESAQRIYHNLDRKMYNTLMVDQVNQLDLVELQNVVKNIILLLETPFSKLSKKMPLVSIYLRYEKSLCFHFANKLHFQVYQEPIDIKKFTNDAYSQYLERHDITKIKHPLEICLEKLYDEVRSRLKY; translated from the coding sequence ATGTTGGCAGTTGGAAACAGCTTCGATGAAATCCGAAGCTCAGGTAAGATTCCACTCAGTTTGAGCGAGGAGAAATTTGACTACACAGAAAGCGAGTTTGACGAAAACGATGATTCGGCAGTCTCCGAAGGCCATATAAAACTTGACAAGAGTTTTAACTTCCGCGGATTCATGGATATGCTAACTGGGAAGCAGAAAGCATTCGAACTGGCGCACCAGCTGGACGTGAAGCGCGGCGTGTCGAGCGGGATGGATGAGCTTGTGTCGCCGGATGCGCTCACCGAGCAGCCGAGCAACGACGAGAAGGCGCCAGTGGGCGCTATACGACGGGTACCCTCAGGAGCGCGGCATGCCACCGTAGGGCCGACGCTGGAGGCGACACCGGTAAGGCAGACAACACAGGGCAGGGGCAGCGATCTTCTTCTGATGCAGTCGACGCCCCTCGCGAAGCCGGCCACCCTCAGTCGCACGCAGCCGAAGGACCTCCTGCGCGAAAAGTTGATTGAGAACCACCACCGCAAGGCGAGTGGAAACAGCGTTGGCTCAGGGCAGGCGCAACGCGATATGGTCCAGGAACAGAAGGACTTGCGCGAGGAAATGTCCCGGTTGCAGGAGGAGCTTGCCGCCCTTGAGAATCGCCAGTTAAAGAAGGACGGCGAGATAAGTCAGCTAAACCGTACCTTGAATGACAAGGATATGCAGCTAGCAGAGCTAAAGAAGCAATTGGAGTCCAAAACTGGCGAGGTAATAAGCCAGGAGCTAAAAGCCGCGAATGCGCACCAGCGGGCGAAAACACTAGAGAATGAGCTTGAGCAACAGAAAAATAAGGTAAGGGTATTGGAAAAGGCAATGGAGACTACGGCCATGGAGGTCGAGGCGGAGCGCACACGCTTGAATAAAGATCTTGAGCAAGTGACTTTGGAATACAAAAAGTACAAGGTCGAAACCGGTTTACGCTCAAACGAAACTTCCAATACGTTACAGCAAATCAAAGGGAAGAATAAAATTCTCAAGGATGACCTTGAGAAGAAGACTAATGAGGTTAATGAATTGAGGGATAACATCTCCACCAAGGAAAAAGAAGTTTCTAATTTGAAGAATTTGTTGGCTGACTTAAAGGTTCTGGTCAACGAGTTGCGGGCCGACAAAAGTACGGTAGACGTGCAATTAGATATCCAAAAGAAAGAATTGGAGGCCGCCTCTTCCAAGTTAAATAGTTTAAGGGTAGAGTTTGATCAATTGAAGAACGAGAAAGATACCGAGATTAACACTCTAAAAGCTGATATCGAAAATAATTGGAAAAAGAAGCAGGTACGACTAGAGGAGGTCGAAGCAAAATGTAATGATCTAACGGCCTTACTCCAAAAAAGCTACGAGACTAATAAGGAACTGTCAGTGCAGCTAAAGAGGAAGGATACAGAAATCGGGAAAATAAACGATCAGCTTAAACGCACAACGGTGGAAAAGGACTCTTTAAGGGATTTTCTTGAGAAGGCGAAGTGGTTTGAGATTCCTGTCGGGACTATATTATTAGATCTGTTCAAGAAACAACGCAGGCCTGCGAACGGTTATAAGACGATTTTAAGTGAAAAGTATGAAATAGTCGGTTTTCGCTTAACTTCAGATGATGAGCTTCTCAATAATTTACGTCAAAAGGTGGGATCGTTAGAAAATTCCAATAATCTTCTTCAGGAAGAACTGGAGAGTAAAATTAAAAATACGCAGGAGATGTTTGGTTCGCAGGAAGCCAGTATGAAGAATGATATTATAAAATTAAGTGAAGACTTAAAAGCCCGCTCCGCAATGATAGACAAACTACAATCTGTTATTGATAGCCTCCAAAAGGATGCTGCCGCGCTTCTCAAAGAAAAAGATGAGTCTGTGAACAAGAACATAGAGCTATCACAGCATATTGCACAGTTACAGGAAGACCAACTACAGCGTGATAATACTACCTTCTTGGAACTTTGCCAGAAGAACCAGGAGATTCTCCAATACAACCATGAAATGATGGAAAAGATGCACGTTATGGAAGCAGAATTACGCTCTGTAGTCAAGGCCTCCAATGATTTGCAGTTTAGCATCTCGGAGAAAGAAGCCGTCCTAAAAGAAAAGCAGCAGATCATTACTGACCTACAGATGAACATAAATCAACTACGCAAAAATTTGGAAAAGTTAAAGGGAAACCCTGCAGATATGATATCGTTTGAGAGTGCGCAACGGATATACCACAACTTGGATCGCAAAATGTACAACACCTTAATGGTTGACCAAGTCAATCAATTGGATCTAGTCGAGCTTCAAAATGTTGTCAAGAACATCATTCTACTGCTCGAGACACCCTTCTCCAAGTTATCCAAAAAGATGCCACTCGTAAGCATATACTTGCGCTATGAAAAGAGTTTATGCTTCCATTTTGCCAACAAGTTGCACTTCCAAGTCTACCAGGAACCGATAGATATCAAGAAATTCACAAATGATGCGTATTCACAGTACCTAGAAAGACATGATATAACAAAGATTAAGCATCCACTAGAAATATGTCTAGAGAAACTATATGATGAAGTTCGCTCCAGGTTAAAATATTAG
- the SQS1 gene encoding Sqs1p (Syntenic homolog of Saccharomyces cerevisiae YNL224C (SQS1)), producing the protein MAKRHKHYENRGSSGRGRRGGRAGHRGRGGRRRYAERNNSERAAPVWAGSGDLGNPEMVDDYYFGRQADRRLWKKDSMRMGGFRPGDMGASEQPQSHLPARKRPVTFTLARDVYDPSHNLNQLLNKQLDEGAEEEDSNSSSPSASGDDEPEGEYEPNPEPKMYRISELNDDALFFVDEQGKLPTKIPAVEVAQQETPRSVEFNDTLTVGKVQLQLRQDSNGGTFVDAPHAKRIFRDDLYGDVSEEEDEPETPKTEQLDNSKSVRTMQPPSPVPQLLSTNIGRLTLSELASESESDTEKPTAEAGAEPPKGEPGFGFLDEDHLADMSEIQVTNIRLGAAAHSYFVASPRTFGDSVARWVDHDTMVDIALELGLPEGRLHAYLRHVYEQLVPPEEPADDGADDHYGDENYDDSEEDEQDDEYENDGLIALVEHTLANDPYRNRDYNTKSLEYRGHGSRKRLIIDKESMIDETVRTLLEDKAAQRSAKRAAKRHAKEDYIAEEARMSSDLFRKYPYGFHIENIIDELEAFLVSPRAALEFPPLDPHGRRTLKNLACAFALICKQVGQSTHTRVLVQKGGRYEPDYDAVNRIRRQRRVFMRVDVRRPRDDITPREPRAKFHVREGAIVGGDAPTIGQDNVGRRLLEKLGWTHGEGLGVHGNKGISEPLMARVKKNRSGLRYTE; encoded by the coding sequence ATGGCTAAGAGACATAAGCACTATGAGAACCGAGGGTCCTCCGGAAGAGGCCGCCGGGGTGGTCGCGCAGGTCATCGTGGCCGAGGTGGCAGACGACGCTACGCAGAACGGAATAATTCAGAACGGGCTGCGCCAGTGTGGGCGGGGAGTGGAGATCTTGGGAATCCAGAAATGGTCGACGACTACTATTTTGGCAGGCAGGCCGACCGGCGGCTGTGGAAGAAAGACTCGATGCGGATGGGCGGGTTTCGGCCCGGTGACATGGGAGCTAGTGAGCAACCACAGTCACATCTGCCAGCGCGGAAGCGGCCTGTCACTTTTACACTAGCTCGAGATGTGTATGATCCATCGCACAACCTCAACCAACTACTGAATAAACAACTGGACGAGGGGGCGGAAGAAGAAGATTCAAACAGCAGCTCGCCCAGCGCGAGTGGTGATGACGAACCAGAGGGCGAATACGAGCCTAATCCGGAGCCCAAGATGTACCGAATATCCGAGTTGAACGACGATGCACTGTTTTTTGTTGACGAGCAGGGCAAGCTGCCGACTAAAATACCAGCAGTGGAGGTGGCTCAACAAGAGACGCCGCGCTCTGTGGAATTCAACGACACACTTACTGTAGGGAAGGTTCAACTACAGCTTCGCCAGGATAGCAACGGGGGAACATTTGTTGATGCGCCGCATGCAAAGAGGATATTCAGGGATGACCTTTATGGCGATGTCTCAGAAGAAGAGGATGAACCGGAGACTCCCAAAACTGAGCAGTTAGACAACTCCAAGAGTGTACGCACCATGCAGCCTCCAAGCCCAGTTCCTCAACTGCTTTCGACCAACATAGGGCGGCTCACACTCTCAGAACTAGCATCAGAAAGTGAAAGTGATACTGAAAAGCCTACGGCGGAAGCAGGAGCCGAACCTCCAAAAGGCGAGCCTGGTTTCGGGTTTCTCGATGAAGACCATCTTGCCGATATGTCGGAAATCCAGGTAACTAATATTCGTCTTGGTGCGGCAGCACACAGCTACTTCGTGGCCAGTCCGAGAACTTTTGGTGACTCTGTAGCCCGCTGGGTTGATCACGATACGATGGTCGATATTGCGCTAGAGCTAGGTTTACCCGAAGGGCGTTTGCACGCTTACTTGCGCCATGTCTATGAGCAGCTGGTGCCTCCGGAAGAGCCAGCAGATGATGGTGCTGATGACCACTATGGCGACGAGAACTACGACGACTCTGAAGAAGATGAGCAAGACGACGAATACGAAAACGATGGTCTGATTGCACTTGTAGAGCATACACTTGCAAACGATCCCTACCGTAACCGTGATTACAATACTAAGAGCTTAGAATATAGAGGTCATGGGTCCCGCAAACGGTTGATTATAGACAAAGAATCAATGATAGACGAAACTGTCCGTACACTACTCGAGGATAAAGCGGCGCAACGCAGCGCCAAACGCGCCGCAAAGCGCCACGCGAAAGAAGACTACATTGCAGAGGAGGCACGCATGTCTTCTGACCTCTTTAGGAAGTATCCTTACGGGTTTCATATCGAGAATATTATAGATGAGCTCGAGGCATTCCTCGTTAGCCCGCGGGCCGCGCTCGAGTTCCCGCCGCTAGATCCGCATGGTCGCCGCACGCTCAAAAATCTTGCTTGTGCATTCGCTCTGATATGCAAGCAGGTCGGTCAGTCCACGCACACGCGCGTGCTTGTCCAAAAGGGCGGCAGGTACGAGCCCGACTACGACGCTGTGAACCGCATCCGGCGCCAACGCCGGGTATTCATGCGCGTCGATGTCCGTCGGCCGCGTGACGATATCACCCCTCGTGAACCTCGCGCAAAGTTCCACGTGCGTGAGGGCGCCATCGTTGGGGGTGACGCCCCCACAATTGGTCAGGACAACGTCGGTCGCCGTTTACTAGAGAAGCTTGGCTGGACCCATGGCGAGGGCCTCGGTGTCCATGGCAATAAGGGCATTAGCGAACCACTTATGGCCAGAGTTAAGAAGAATCGTTCTGGTCTAAGATATACAGAATAA